A region from the Engraulis encrasicolus isolate BLACKSEA-1 chromosome 18, IST_EnEncr_1.0, whole genome shotgun sequence genome encodes:
- the LOC134468333 gene encoding 5-hydroxytryptamine receptor 1E translates to MVTERLVVVLLLAVLTLLTALANAAVIAAICTTKKLHLPANYLICSLAITDFLVAVLVMPISVAYIAMQSWALGWAVCEVWLSVDMTCCTSSILHLCAIALDRFWAITKAIEYARKRTARRAAGMVAAAWVISIFISLPPLFWRYRQGRPSTTTNAGLSKVPSSSQCIIEHDHVGYTVYSTLGAFYIPMGLILVLYYRIYSAAKTLYQKRGSSRHFSGRSTDSQNSLNNHHHQCRVVHTFCVSDLSTTNSDPASGITAECDRFNVNLNVTIRMPSSFEAELESSGADERNQICTLRERKAARILGLILGAFILCWLPFFVKELLVGLQLLRQPSPEVSDFLTWLGYLNSLINPLLYTSFNEDFKLAFKKLLKRKGHT, encoded by the exons ATGGTGACTGAGAGACTGGTGGTGGTGCTCCTGCTCGCCGTGCTCACCCTGCTGACCGCCCTGGCCAACGCGGCGGTGATCGCGGCCATCTGCACCACCAAGAAGCTCCACCTGCCGGCCAACTACCTCATCTGCTCACTGGCCATCACCGACTTCCTGGTGGCGGTGCTGGTGATGCCCATCAGCGTGGCGTACATCGCCATGCAGAGCTGGGCGCTGGGCTGGGCCGTGTGTGAG GTGTGGCTGAGTGTGGACATGACCTGCTGCACCTCTTCCATCCTGCACCTGTGTGCCATCGCGCTGGACCGCTTCTGGGCCATCACCAAGGCCATCGAGTACGCCCGCAAGAGGACGGCGCGGCGGGCCGCTGGCATGGTGGCCGCGGCCTGGGtcatctccatcttcatctccctGCCCCCACTCTTCTGGAGGTACCGGCAAGGCAggcccagcaccaccaccaacgcTGGGCTGTCTAAGG TACCGTCCAGCAGTCAGTGCATCATCGAGCACGACCACGTGGGCTACACCGTCTACTCCACGCTGGGCGCCTTCTACATCCCCATGGGCCTCATCCTTGTCCTCTACTACCGCATCTACAGCGCTGCGAAGACGCTCTACCAGAAGCGCGGCTCGTCACGCCACTTCAGCGGCCGCAGCACGGACAGCCAGAATTCCctgaacaaccaccaccaccagtgccgCGTGGTGCACACCTTTTGTGTGTCCGACCTCTCCACCACCAACTCGGACCCGGCCAGCGGCATCACAGCAGAGTGCGACCGCTTCAACGTCAACCTCAATGTCACTATACGCATGCCGTCGTCCTTCGAGGCGGAGCTAGAGAGTAGCGGTGCGGACGAGAGGAACCAGATCTGCACCCTGCGGGAGAGGAAGGCGGCCCGCATCTTGGGCCTTATCCTGGGGGCCTTCATCCTCTGCTGGCTGCCCTTTTTTGTCAAAGAGCTGCTGGTGGGGCTGCAGCTGCTGCGGCAGCCCTCGCCGGAGGTGTCCGACTTCCTGACCTGGCTGGGTTACCTCAACTCCCTCATAAACCCCCTGCTCTACACCAGCTTCAACGAGGACTTCAAGCTGGCCTTCAAGAAGCTGCTCAAACGGAAAGGGCACACATAG